From Streptomyces sp. HUAS MG91, the proteins below share one genomic window:
- a CDS encoding RNA polymerase sigma factor, translating to MPESSERGRSPDSKGSETPAVPLIAYGTDSGFAATAAPLPHASEAITLEVAPVQTQTLTQSDSTAQALSDPDAVEDADVLATVPPQSRVTRHPESGEPPTPESPESAEPPEGEPGQSVEPPEPVRGARADTSGPSSDLFRQYLREIGRIPLLTAAEEVDLARRVEAGLFAEEKLTKAPDLGSRLTLDLDRLVVMGRMAKRRLIEANLRLVVSVAKRYVGRGLTMLDLVQEGNLGLIRAVEKFDYARGYKFSTYATWWIRQAMSRALADQARTIRVPVHVVELINRVVRVQRRMLQERGYEPTPEEVAAHLDLAPERVSEVLRLAQEPVSLHAPVGEEDDVALGDLIEDGDATSPVESAAFLLLREHLEAVLSTLGERERKVVQLRYGLADGRPRTLEEIGRIFGVTRERIRQIESKTLNKLRDHAFADQLRGYLD from the coding sequence GTGCCTGAGTCCTCGGAGCGCGGCCGGAGCCCGGACAGCAAAGGGTCCGAAACCCCCGCGGTTCCGCTCATCGCGTACGGGACGGACAGCGGCTTCGCCGCCACTGCCGCCCCCCTGCCGCACGCCTCAGAAGCGATCACCTTGGAGGTCGCCCCCGTGCAGACCCAGACCCTCACCCAGAGCGACAGCACAGCGCAGGCCCTGTCCGACCCCGACGCCGTGGAGGACGCCGACGTCCTCGCCACGGTGCCGCCACAGAGCCGCGTCACGCGCCACCCCGAGTCGGGCGAACCCCCGACGCCCGAGTCACCCGAGTCCGCGGAGCCGCCGGAGGGCGAGCCCGGACAGAGCGTCGAGCCGCCCGAACCGGTACGCGGCGCCCGCGCCGACACCAGCGGCCCGTCGTCCGACCTGTTCCGCCAGTACCTGCGCGAGATCGGCCGCATCCCGCTGCTCACCGCGGCCGAGGAGGTGGACCTGGCGCGGCGCGTCGAAGCGGGCCTGTTCGCCGAGGAGAAGCTCACCAAGGCCCCCGACCTCGGCAGCCGGCTCACCCTCGACCTCGACAGGCTGGTGGTGATGGGCCGGATGGCCAAACGCCGCCTGATCGAGGCGAACCTGCGCCTGGTCGTCTCCGTGGCCAAGCGCTACGTGGGCCGCGGCCTGACCATGCTCGACCTGGTCCAGGAGGGCAACCTCGGCCTGATCCGCGCGGTCGAGAAGTTCGACTACGCCCGCGGCTACAAGTTCTCGACGTACGCGACCTGGTGGATCCGGCAGGCGATGAGCCGCGCCCTCGCCGACCAGGCACGCACCATCCGGGTCCCGGTCCACGTCGTCGAGCTGATCAACAGGGTCGTCCGCGTCCAGCGCCGCATGCTCCAGGAGCGCGGCTACGAACCGACCCCCGAGGAGGTCGCCGCCCACCTCGACCTGGCCCCGGAACGGGTCAGCGAGGTCCTGCGCCTGGCCCAGGAACCGGTCTCGCTGCACGCCCCGGTCGGCGAGGAGGACGACGTCGCGCTCGGCGACCTCATCGAGGACGGCGACGCGACGAGCCCCGTGGAGTCGGCGGCCTTCCTCCTCCTGCGCGAACACCTGGAGGCGGTCCTCTCCACCCTCGGCGAACGCGAACGCAAGGTGGTCCAGCTCCGCTACGGCCTCGCCGACGGCCGCCCCCGCACCCTGGAGGAGATCGGCCGTATCTTCGGCGTCACCCGCGAACGCATCCGCCAGATCGAATCGAAAACCCTGAACAAACTCAGGGACCACGCCTTCGCCGACCAACTGCGCGGCTACCTGGACTAG
- the dnaG gene encoding DNA primase: MAGRINDEDVKAVRDAVPIDAVVSEYLQLRNAGGGNLKGLCPFHDEKSPSFQVSPSKGFFHCFGCQEGGDTITFVMKIDHLSFSEAVERLAGQAGITLRYEEGGYNPTHQRGERIRLVEAHKVAAQFYVDQLGSPEAEIGRKFLAERGFDQAAAAHFGVGYSPAGWDHLTRFLRGKGFSDKELTLSGLSQEGRRGPIDRFRGRLMWPIRDIGGEVVGFGARRLRDDDNGPKYLNTPETPIYKKSQVLYGIDLAKKDIAKSSRAVVVEGYTDVMACHLAGVTTAIATCGTAFGGDHIKILRRLLMDNGSARVIFTFDGDAAGQKAALRAFEDDQKFAAETYIAIAPDNMDPCDLRLAKGDDAVADLVQPRTPLFEFALRQIVGRYDLETPAGRAAALDEAAPVVARIKNSASQHEVAVQLAGMLGILDTQFVVKRVAQLARWARDRGGKGPAPASSPQAAPLGAAQHAFGGPALTLRNPVFTTERELLKLALQNPELVSPMFDAYGIDEFTAAPYAAVRAAILDAGGAEQGLHDSHAYLVAVREAAPDDAVRAMVTELAVEAIHRKTVDQAYADMQLVAVRRRAVERRIRDVQGTFTRLHSGGDPAQLVAVQNELWILQQYDQSLRERGADAL, translated from the coding sequence GTGGCTGGCAGGATCAATGACGAGGACGTGAAGGCGGTTCGGGACGCGGTCCCGATCGACGCCGTGGTGTCCGAGTACCTGCAACTGCGCAACGCGGGCGGCGGGAACCTGAAGGGGCTGTGCCCCTTCCACGACGAGAAGTCCCCGTCCTTCCAGGTCAGTCCGAGCAAGGGGTTCTTCCACTGCTTCGGCTGCCAGGAGGGCGGCGACACCATCACGTTCGTGATGAAGATCGACCACCTCTCCTTCTCGGAGGCGGTCGAGCGCCTGGCCGGCCAGGCGGGCATCACGCTGCGCTACGAGGAGGGCGGGTACAACCCCACCCACCAGCGCGGCGAGCGCATCCGCCTGGTCGAGGCGCACAAGGTCGCCGCGCAGTTCTACGTGGATCAGCTGGGGTCCCCGGAGGCCGAGATCGGCCGGAAGTTCCTCGCCGAGCGCGGCTTCGACCAGGCGGCGGCCGCCCACTTCGGCGTCGGCTACAGCCCGGCGGGCTGGGACCACCTCACCCGCTTCCTGCGCGGCAAGGGCTTCAGCGACAAGGAGCTGACCCTCTCCGGGCTCTCCCAGGAAGGCCGCCGCGGTCCCATCGACCGCTTCCGCGGCCGCCTGATGTGGCCGATCCGCGACATCGGCGGCGAGGTCGTCGGCTTCGGCGCCCGCCGCCTGCGCGACGACGACAACGGCCCGAAGTACCTGAACACGCCAGAGACCCCGATCTACAAGAAGTCGCAGGTCCTCTACGGCATCGACCTGGCCAAGAAGGACATCGCCAAGTCCTCCCGTGCCGTCGTCGTCGAGGGCTACACGGACGTCATGGCCTGCCACCTCGCGGGCGTCACCACCGCCATCGCCACCTGCGGCACGGCCTTCGGCGGCGACCACATCAAGATCCTCCGCCGGCTGCTGATGGACAACGGCTCGGCGCGCGTGATCTTCACCTTCGACGGCGACGCGGCGGGCCAGAAGGCCGCCCTGCGCGCCTTCGAGGACGACCAGAAGTTCGCCGCCGAGACGTACATCGCCATCGCGCCGGACAACATGGACCCGTGCGACCTGCGCCTGGCCAAGGGGGACGACGCGGTCGCCGACCTCGTCCAGCCGCGCACCCCGCTCTTCGAGTTCGCGCTCCGCCAGATCGTCGGGCGCTACGACCTGGAGACCCCGGCCGGCCGGGCCGCCGCGCTCGACGAGGCCGCGCCCGTCGTCGCCCGCATCAAGAACAGCGCCTCCCAGCACGAGGTCGCCGTCCAGCTCGCCGGCATGCTCGGCATCCTCGACACCCAGTTCGTGGTCAAGCGGGTGGCGCAGCTGGCCCGTTGGGCCCGCGACCGGGGCGGCAAGGGCCCGGCGCCGGCCAGCTCCCCGCAGGCGGCGCCGCTCGGGGCCGCGCAGCACGCCTTTGGCGGCCCCGCCCTCACCCTGCGCAATCCGGTCTTCACCACCGAGCGCGAGCTGCTCAAGCTGGCGCTGCAGAACCCCGAGCTGGTCTCCCCGATGTTCGACGCGTACGGGATCGACGAGTTCACCGCCGCGCCGTACGCCGCCGTGCGCGCCGCCATCCTCGACGCGGGCGGCGCCGAGCAGGGCCTGCACGACTCGCACGCCTATCTCGTCGCGGTCCGTGAGGCCGCGCCCGACGACGCGGTGCGCGCGATGGTCACCGAGCTGGCCGTCGAGGCCATTCACCGCAAGACCGTCGATCAGGCCTACGCCGACATGCAGCTCGTCGCCGTGCGCCGCCGCGCCGTGGAGCGCCGCATCCGTGACGTCCAGGGCACCTTCACCCGTCTCCACTCGGGCGGCGACCCGGCCCAACTGGTAGCGGTCCAGAACGAGTTGTGGATCCTCCAGCAGTACGACCAGTCCCTCCGGGAACGCGGCGCCGACGCGCTGTAG
- a CDS encoding FAD-dependent oxidoreductase produces MVDADQTFVIVGGGLAGAKAAETLRSEGFTGRVILIGDERDHPYERPPLSKGYLQGKEDRDSVFVHEPAWYASHDIELHLGQTVTAIDRAARTVRLGDATLIRYDKLLLATGAEPRRLDIPGTHLAGVHHLRRLAHAERLKHVLASLGRDNGHLVIAGAGWIGLEIAAAAREYGAEVTVVEPEATPLHSVLGPEIGQIFTELHSDHGVRFHFGARLTEITGHDGMVLAALTDDGEEHPAHDVLAAIGAAPRTALAESAGLDLVDRGHGGGIAVDASLRTSDPDIFAAGDVAGLQHPLYSTRLRVEHWANALNGGPAAARAMLGQDVTYDRVPYFFSDQYDLGLEYSGWAPPGSYDQVVIRGDAGKREFIAFWLSDGQVLAGMNVNVWDVTDPIQQLIRTGARPGTERLSDPSVPLADLLEE; encoded by the coding sequence GTGGTCGACGCGGACCAGACGTTCGTCATCGTCGGAGGAGGGCTCGCCGGCGCGAAGGCCGCCGAGACGCTCCGCTCGGAGGGCTTCACCGGCCGAGTGATCCTCATCGGTGACGAACGGGACCACCCGTACGAGCGCCCGCCCCTGTCCAAGGGCTATCTGCAGGGCAAGGAGGACCGGGACAGCGTCTTCGTCCATGAACCGGCCTGGTACGCGAGCCACGACATCGAGCTGCACCTCGGCCAGACGGTCACCGCGATCGACCGCGCGGCCAGAACGGTCCGGCTCGGCGACGCGACCCTCATCCGCTACGACAAGCTGCTCCTCGCCACCGGCGCCGAGCCGCGCCGCCTCGACATCCCCGGCACCCACCTCGCGGGCGTCCACCACCTGCGCCGCCTCGCCCACGCCGAGCGCCTGAAGCACGTCCTGGCCTCCCTCGGCCGGGACAACGGCCACCTGGTGATCGCCGGCGCCGGCTGGATCGGCCTGGAGATCGCCGCCGCCGCGCGCGAGTACGGCGCCGAGGTCACCGTCGTCGAGCCGGAGGCCACCCCGCTGCACTCCGTCCTCGGCCCCGAGATCGGCCAGATCTTCACCGAGCTGCACAGCGACCACGGCGTCCGCTTCCACTTCGGCGCCCGGCTCACCGAGATCACCGGCCACGACGGCATGGTGCTCGCCGCGCTCACCGACGACGGCGAGGAACACCCGGCGCACGACGTGCTCGCCGCGATCGGCGCCGCCCCGCGCACCGCGCTCGCCGAGTCCGCGGGCCTCGACCTGGTCGACCGCGGGCACGGCGGCGGCATCGCGGTCGACGCGTCCCTGCGCACCTCCGACCCCGACATCTTCGCGGCCGGCGACGTCGCCGGACTCCAGCACCCGCTCTACAGCACGCGCCTGCGCGTCGAGCACTGGGCGAACGCGCTGAACGGCGGCCCGGCCGCGGCCCGCGCCATGCTCGGCCAGGACGTCACCTACGACCGGGTGCCCTACTTCTTCTCCGACCAGTACGACCTGGGCCTGGAGTACTCGGGCTGGGCGCCCCCGGGCAGCTACGACCAGGTGGTGATCCGGGGCGACGCCGGCAAGCGCGAGTTCATCGCCTTCTGGCTGAGCGACGGCCAGGTCCTCGCGGGGATGAACGTGAATGTGTGGGACGTCACGGACCCCATCCAGCAGCTCATCCGCACCGGCGCCCGGCCGGGCACCGAGCGCTTGTCCGACCCGAGCGTCCCGCTCGCCGACCTGTTGGAGGAGTGA
- a CDS encoding sirohydrochlorin chelatase, with amino-acid sequence MTDKSYGTHPSRTAELDSAAGLLTMIGAQLGSRLSHRSPLRERPDPPALVLVAHGSRNPGALATVTELVARIRALRPGLTVRPGHIELNAPLLGDTLAALPAGRAVLVPLLLSRGHHVKRDLPAAANAATHLLTRVAAPLGPHPLLVDALHDRLMAAGWPDGPLPEHERRRTGVVLAAAGSRDPQAAVDTRRTADLLARRLGVPVVPGYASAAAPDVATAVRALTARGRTRIAVASYFTAPGRFADESAAALAPGQGIAAAPLGTHPAMARLVLHRYDTAPAAPGPALTPHLATA; translated from the coding sequence ATGACGGACAAGTCGTACGGCACCCACCCCTCCCGCACGGCGGAACTGGACAGCGCGGCGGGACTCCTCACCATGATCGGCGCTCAGCTCGGCAGCCGGCTCAGCCACCGCAGCCCCCTGCGCGAACGCCCCGACCCCCCGGCCCTGGTGCTCGTGGCGCACGGCAGCCGCAACCCCGGCGCCCTCGCCACCGTCACCGAACTGGTCGCCCGGATCCGCGCACTGCGCCCCGGCCTGACCGTCCGCCCCGGCCACATCGAGCTGAACGCCCCGCTGCTCGGCGACACCCTCGCCGCCCTCCCCGCGGGCCGCGCCGTCCTGGTCCCCCTCCTGCTCTCCCGCGGCCACCACGTCAAGCGCGACCTACCCGCGGCGGCGAATGCCGCGACCCACCTGCTCACCCGCGTCGCCGCCCCGCTCGGCCCGCACCCGCTCCTCGTCGACGCGCTGCACGACCGGCTCATGGCCGCCGGCTGGCCCGACGGCCCGCTGCCCGAGCACGAGCGCCGCCGCACCGGAGTGGTCCTCGCCGCCGCCGGCTCCCGCGACCCGCAGGCGGCCGTCGACACCCGCCGCACCGCCGACCTCCTCGCCCGCCGCCTGGGCGTCCCGGTCGTCCCCGGCTACGCCTCCGCCGCCGCGCCCGACGTCGCCACGGCCGTCCGCGCCCTCACCGCGCGCGGCCGCACCCGGATCGCCGTCGCCTCCTACTTCACCGCGCCCGGCCGCTTCGCCGACGAGTCCGCCGCCGCGCTCGCCCCGGGCCAGGGGATCGCCGCGGCCCCGCTCGGCACCCACCCGGCGATGGCCCGCCTGGTCCTGCACCGCTACGACACCGCGCCGGCCGCCCCCGGCCCCGCCCTCACCCCGCACCTCGCGACGGCCTGA
- a CDS encoding ElyC/SanA/YdcF family protein, producing the protein MRLPRPRLPRTRRDQRRAVQVVMALCVLALAPATWLFTTAGDRLRGVADVPRTDVAVVFGAGLWNGEPSPYLAHRLDAAAELYRSGRVRVLLVTGDNSRAEYDEPDAMRTYLTRHGVPSRAVVLDYAGFDTWDSCVRAKKIFGVDRAVLVTQGFHVRRAVALCEAAGVSSYGVGVDEVHDVTWYAGGAREVLAAGKAVVDAVFRPDPHFLGREENGVRAALTP; encoded by the coding sequence ATGCGTCTGCCCCGCCCGCGTCTGCCCCGTACCCGCCGGGACCAGCGGCGGGCGGTGCAGGTGGTGATGGCGCTGTGCGTGCTGGCGCTGGCGCCCGCGACCTGGCTGTTCACGACGGCCGGGGACCGGTTGCGCGGGGTGGCGGACGTGCCGCGCACCGATGTGGCCGTGGTGTTCGGCGCCGGGCTGTGGAACGGCGAGCCGTCGCCGTATCTCGCCCACCGGCTCGACGCGGCGGCCGAGCTGTACCGCTCCGGCCGGGTCAGGGTGCTGCTCGTCACCGGGGACAACAGTCGCGCCGAGTACGACGAACCCGATGCCATGCGTACGTATCTGACCCGGCACGGGGTTCCGTCGCGGGCCGTCGTCCTCGACTACGCCGGGTTCGACACGTGGGACTCGTGCGTGCGCGCCAAGAAGATCTTCGGGGTCGATCGGGCGGTGCTGGTCACTCAGGGGTTTCATGTGCGGCGGGCTGTGGCGTTGTGCGAGGCCGCGGGGGTTTCTTCTTACGGGGTCGGGGTTGATGAGGTGCATGACGTGACCTGGTACGCCGGGGGTGCGCGGGAGGTTCTGGCTGCCGGGAAGGCCGTGGTCGACGCCGTGTTCCGTCCGGATCCGCACTTTTTGGGCCGCGAGGAAAACGGAGTCCGGGCGGCCCTGACTCCCTGA
- the cutA gene encoding divalent-cation tolerance protein CutA: protein MPNPASATSVLTVLTTTDDADRAEALARGAVESRLAACAQISAPVTSVYRWEGRVETAREWQVLLKTTVARYADLESWLTRHHSYDTPEIIAVPVVRGAADYLAWVASEVD, encoded by the coding sequence ATGCCGAATCCCGCATCCGCCACCTCAGTGCTGACCGTCCTGACCACGACCGACGACGCGGACCGCGCCGAGGCCCTGGCCCGCGGCGCCGTGGAGTCCCGCCTGGCCGCGTGCGCGCAGATCAGTGCGCCGGTCACGTCCGTGTACCGGTGGGAGGGGAGGGTGGAGACGGCGCGGGAGTGGCAGGTGCTGCTGAAGACGACGGTGGCGCGGTACGCGGACCTGGAATCGTGGCTGACGCGCCATCACTCCTACGACACCCCCGAGATCATCGCGGTGCCGGTGGTGCGCGGGGCTGCCGATTATCTGGCCTGGGTCGCGAGCGAGGTCGATTGA